AAGGTAAGTTTTCATTTCACGAGCTCTAGCTAAGTGTTGAGCTACAACACCTTTTTCTTTGTAGCCTTGGAATTTATCTAATCTTGCTCTAGGACCAGTTTCTACATTTAAACCATCGTATAATGGTACAGTAGTACAAGCTCTTTTACCGATTTCTGGGTCATCATACCATAATTCTGGTACGATTTCAGTGAATCTGTCAAGATCGAAGAATTCTCTTTTACCGTAAACGACATCACTTGCAAATACAGGAGCAGTAATAGCACCTAATCCTTCAGGAATGTCCTTTTCGAGGATTAAGTTAGTCATCAATTCAACGTGATTGTCTACTACTGGGACTAATGCTTTCATTCTGGTGTATAATTTCTTACGTGCAAGTTCAGAAAGGTTTCTTGCCATACCACCGATTCTTACATCAGATGGGTGGATACCTTCACCAGCTACCATATCTACAACATATTGTGCGTTTTTCCTAATTGTTCCAACACTGTCTACTGCAGTCTTGAAAAGATCTTCTGGTACAAAGTCAGGAGCGACCAAGAAATGGTGAATTGCGTGACTGTTCAAGTTGGAAGCGGAGATTGTTAATTCTCTTAACAATGCAGCTGCCTTTGGAATTTCAATGCCTAAAGAGTCATCCATAGCTTCAGCGGATGCCATTGTGTGAGGAATTGGACATACCCCACAGATTCTTTGACAAAGAACTGGTGCAGTCTCAGGTGCTTTACCTGTAACCATTTTCTCTAAGCCTCTGACAGGTGTGATACTGAAGTATCTACCTTTGGTAACGATCCCTTCATCGTCAATTTCCATGACTAATTCCGCATGACCTTCTTGACGAGATGTTGGGGATATAACTATTT
Above is a genomic segment from Methanobrevibacter sp. containing:
- the frhA gene encoding coenzyme F420 hydrogenase subunit alpha; this encodes MSDKIVISPTSRQEGHAELVMEIDDEGIVTKGRYFSITPVRGLEKMVTGKAPETAPVLCQRICGVCPIPHTMASAEAMDDSLGIEIPKAAALLRELTISASNLNSHAIHHFLVAPDFVPEDLFKTAVDSVGTIRKNAQYVVDMVAGEGIHPSDVRIGGMARNLSELARKKLYTRMKALVPVVDNHVELMTNLILEKDIPEGLGAITAPVFASDVVYGKREFFDLDRFTEIVPELWYDDPEIGKRACTTVPLYDGLNVETGPRARLDKFQGYKEKGVVAQHLARAREMKTYLSRAIAILDELDTAANTLADFDPRGTNKLGIGVVEAPRGTDIHMAQVKDGKTAFYSALVPTTWNIPTMGPATEGFHHEWGPHVIRAYDPCLSCATHVMVVDDEDGSVVKNEMVRI